Proteins encoded by one window of Collimonas fungivorans:
- the tolQ gene encoding protein TolQ encodes MNVTQDLSFITLITNASVLVQLVMALLLAVSVMSWTYIFRKMFAIRSARSQTEEFERAFWSGGNLATLYQDATSNRRKGAGQTGALERIFEAGMDEFNKVKASLGHKSAGDSAALLDGARRAMRAAYQREMDALESHLAFLASVGSVSPYVGLFGTVWGIMNAFRGLANVQQATLAAVAPGIAEALIATAIGLFAAIPAVVAYNRFSHDVDRLAIRFESFIEEFSNILQRQAR; translated from the coding sequence ATGAATGTCACCCAAGATCTTTCGTTTATCACCCTCATTACCAATGCTTCAGTATTAGTACAGCTAGTCATGGCGCTGCTGCTGGCAGTCTCCGTGATGAGCTGGACTTATATTTTCCGCAAGATGTTCGCGATCCGCAGCGCTCGTTCGCAGACGGAAGAGTTCGAGCGCGCATTCTGGTCCGGCGGCAACCTGGCTACCCTGTACCAGGACGCCACCTCGAACCGCCGCAAAGGCGCTGGGCAAACCGGTGCGCTGGAACGCATTTTCGAAGCCGGCATGGATGAGTTCAACAAGGTCAAGGCTTCGCTCGGCCACAAGAGCGCGGGCGACTCCGCCGCCTTGCTGGACGGCGCCCGGCGCGCCATGCGCGCGGCTTACCAGCGGGAAATGGATGCGCTGGAATCGCACCTGGCTTTCCTCGCTTCGGTCGGCTCGGTGTCGCCTTATGTCGGCCTGTTCGGCACCGTGTGGGGCATCATGAATGCTTTCCGCGGCCTGGCAAACGTGCAACAAGCTACGCTGGCAGCGGTTGCGCCCGGCATCGCCGAAGCCCTGATCGCCACCGCGATCGGCCTGTTCGCCGCGATTCCGGCGGTGGTTGCCTACAACCGTTTCTCGCACGATGTCGACCGCCTGGCCATCCGCTTCGAGAGCTTCATCGAAGAATTCTCCAACATCTTGCAACGTCAGGCGCGCTAA
- a CDS encoding biopolymer transporter ExbD — MSGSSSMRGGRTRKFKADINVVPYIDVMMVLLVIFMVSAPLTNPSVINLPNAAKSATPPTEYIEITLKPGDLTSVRINGQKSGTSKAESVPRNGLKQKLQLLHADKPEMPVMISADKDIKYDDVIKVISEAKMLGINRVGLATK, encoded by the coding sequence ATGTCCGGCTCCTCATCCATGCGCGGCGGCCGCACCCGCAAATTCAAGGCGGACATCAACGTCGTTCCGTACATCGACGTGATGATGGTATTGCTGGTGATTTTCATGGTGTCGGCGCCGCTGACCAATCCGAGCGTGATCAATTTGCCGAATGCGGCGAAATCGGCGACCCCGCCCACCGAATACATCGAAATCACCCTGAAGCCGGGCGACCTTACCAGCGTGCGCATCAACGGCCAGAAAAGCGGCACCAGCAAGGCCGAGAGCGTGCCGCGCAACGGCTTGAAGCAGAAGCTGCAGCTGCTGCATGCCGACAAACCCGAGATGCCGGTGATGATTTCCGCCGACAAGGACATCAAATACGACGATGTGATCAAGGTCATTTCGGAAGCCAAGATGCTTGGCATTAACCGCGTCGGACTGGCGACAAAGTGA
- the tolA gene encoding cell envelope integrity protein TolA, translating into MTGNSPYSVPKEPGSIRAIMLAAAVHAALFAFLWFGIHWQSTQPIAVEAEIWDPQIKDAAPTPPEPVPQPTPEPKPEPVIQDTTPPKVVAPPLPDPEIALEQEKKRKEQERKDLQRQEELEKQRKLQKQQEEQEEKDRLKAEAEQKAAKDKAAAQEKQKLDAAKKTEADAKKKQAATEAAAETKRRSDEMKRMLGQAVGNGPANSTGTAAQSQGPRGDPGYAQKVASKIKSNIIFNVPEGLAGNPAAEFDVQLLPDGSVASVRLRKSSGVSGFDEAVKRAIEKSAPYPKDKTGSVPSSFIGTHKPKDQ; encoded by the coding sequence ATGACAGGCAACTCCCCGTATTCCGTACCAAAAGAACCCGGCAGCATACGCGCCATCATGCTTGCAGCGGCGGTGCATGCCGCCCTGTTTGCCTTCCTCTGGTTCGGCATCCACTGGCAAAGCACGCAGCCGATAGCAGTCGAAGCTGAAATCTGGGATCCGCAGATCAAGGATGCCGCGCCGACGCCGCCGGAACCAGTGCCGCAGCCGACTCCGGAACCGAAGCCGGAGCCGGTGATCCAGGACACCACGCCGCCGAAGGTGGTGGCGCCGCCGTTGCCGGATCCGGAAATCGCGCTGGAACAGGAAAAGAAACGCAAAGAGCAGGAACGCAAGGACCTGCAGCGCCAGGAAGAACTGGAAAAGCAGCGGAAATTGCAAAAACAGCAAGAGGAACAAGAGGAAAAGGACAGGCTGAAGGCCGAGGCTGAGCAAAAAGCCGCCAAGGACAAGGCCGCCGCCCAGGAAAAACAGAAACTGGATGCCGCCAAAAAGACTGAAGCCGATGCCAAGAAGAAACAGGCAGCTACAGAGGCTGCCGCCGAAACCAAGCGCCGCAGCGATGAAATGAAGCGCATGCTGGGCCAGGCTGTCGGCAATGGCCCCGCCAACAGCACCGGCACCGCAGCCCAGTCGCAAGGGCCGCGCGGCGATCCTGGCTATGCGCAAAAGGTTGCCAGCAAGATCAAGTCGAACATTATCTTTAATGTGCCCGAAGGCCTGGCCGGAAACCCGGCAGCGGAATTTGATGTCCAACTGCTACCGGACGGTTCGGTGGCGAGCGTGCGCCTCAGGAAATCCTCTGGAGTTTCCGGTTTTGACGAGGCAGTCAAACGAGCGATTGAGAAATCGGCGCCTTATCCAAAAGACAAAACGGGTTCTGTTCCGTCCAGCTTCATCGGAACCCATAAACCGAAAGATCAGTAA
- a CDS encoding LysR substrate-binding domain-containing protein — MFRISLDALLILDAIDRRGSFSAAGSELHRVPSTISYTVSKLEQDLGVQVYERQGPKVALTRAGVELLKEGRYLLKAAEDLEHRVRRVASGWETELTICIDSLFSITALESDISAFCRVADKTRLRIARESLAGTWEALLERRVDLLIAAPGQGPAGGGYIAEKMGTISFVFVVAPTHPLAKVKRVLGKAELLPHRAISVADSARKMASRTVGLLFGQDTLTVPDMRSKYDLQLAGIGFGFLPEPCARAAIAAGALIVKEVEEPKPDETFSLAWRTGDDGAALSWWMERMRDSDAMARLIRHVPGAL, encoded by the coding sequence ATGTTCAGAATCAGTCTCGATGCGCTGTTGATCCTTGACGCCATCGACCGCCGCGGCTCGTTTTCCGCCGCCGGCAGCGAATTGCACCGGGTGCCTTCGACCATCTCCTATACCGTATCGAAACTCGAACAGGACCTGGGCGTGCAGGTCTACGAACGCCAAGGGCCGAAGGTAGCGCTGACGCGCGCCGGCGTGGAATTGCTGAAGGAAGGGCGCTACCTGCTGAAGGCGGCGGAAGACCTGGAACATCGTGTGCGCCGCGTGGCCTCCGGCTGGGAAACCGAACTGACGATCTGCATAGACTCGCTGTTTTCGATAACAGCCTTGGAGTCCGACATCTCTGCTTTTTGCCGCGTCGCCGATAAAACCCGCTTGCGCATCGCCAGGGAATCGCTGGCCGGCACCTGGGAAGCCCTGCTGGAACGCCGTGTTGATTTGCTGATTGCGGCGCCGGGGCAGGGACCGGCAGGCGGCGGTTACATCGCCGAGAAGATGGGTACGATCTCCTTTGTATTCGTGGTGGCGCCGACGCATCCGCTGGCCAAGGTGAAGCGGGTTCTGGGCAAGGCCGAACTGCTGCCGCATCGCGCCATCAGCGTGGCCGATTCGGCGCGCAAGATGGCGTCGCGCACGGTGGGGCTGCTGTTCGGGCAAGACACGCTGACGGTGCCTGACATGCGCAGCAAATACGACTTGCAGCTGGCAGGCATCGGCTTCGGTTTTTTGCCGGAGCCGTGCGCACGCGCGGCGATTGCTGCGGGCGCCCTGATCGTGAAAGAAGTGGAAGAGCCGAAGCCGGACGAAACCTTTTCGCTGGCGTGGCGCACCGGCGACGATGGCGCCGCCTTGAGCTGGTGGATGGAGCGCATGCGCGACAGCGACGCCATGGCGCGCCTGATCCGCCATGTGCCGGGAGCGCTTTAA
- the pal gene encoding peptidoglycan-associated lipoprotein Pal — MLNIRNFALVVASAILLAACSSPVKLDDKAVPVVDSGATGADTRSVNTVDAGSSDPLNQPGGILSKRSIYFDFDSYTVKDEFKAVVEAHAQYLNSHKNRKIIIQGNTDDRGGREYNLALGQKRAEAVRKALVLLGVSDTQVEAVSLGKEKPKALGSDEASYAENRRSDIVYQ, encoded by the coding sequence ATGCTAAATATCAGAAACTTTGCCCTCGTCGTTGCCAGCGCCATCTTGCTGGCCGCTTGCTCGTCCCCTGTCAAGCTGGACGACAAGGCAGTCCCGGTCGTCGACAGCGGCGCTACCGGCGCTGATACCCGTTCCGTCAATACGGTTGACGCCGGCTCCAGCGATCCGCTGAACCAGCCAGGCGGCATCCTCTCCAAGCGCAGCATTTACTTTGACTTCGACAGCTACACCGTCAAGGACGAGTTCAAGGCAGTAGTCGAAGCGCACGCCCAGTACCTGAACAGCCACAAGAACCGCAAGATCATCATCCAAGGCAATACCGATGACCGCGGCGGCCGCGAATACAACCTGGCGCTGGGACAAAAACGTGCCGAGGCAGTACGCAAGGCATTGGTGTTGTTAGGCGTATCGGACACCCAGGTCGAAGCGGTTTCGCTGGGCAAGGAAAAACCTAAGGCTCTCGGCAGCGACGAAGCGTCCTACGCTGAAAACCGCCGTTCCGACATCGTTTATCAATAA
- a CDS encoding pirin family protein, whose amino-acid sequence MLQIRKSEERGVADHGWLNSHHTFSFGHYFDAGHTGFGPLLVINEDRVKAGQGFGTHGHSDMEIISYVLDGALEHKDSMGTGSVLHYGDVQRMSAGSGVRHSEFNHSASAPVHFLQIWIKPNVAGIPPSYEEKHFTVAQKQQQLRLIASADGRGDSVLIHQDAAIYAAILNGGEPLQHKLADGRNAYVHVIRGHVSVNGVELNGGDAVKVTAENVVTLANADAAEVLLFDLPY is encoded by the coding sequence ATGCTTCAGATTCGTAAAAGCGAAGAACGCGGCGTCGCCGATCACGGCTGGCTGAATTCGCACCATACATTTTCGTTCGGCCACTATTTCGATGCGGGACATACCGGCTTCGGGCCGCTGCTGGTGATCAATGAAGACCGCGTAAAAGCCGGCCAGGGTTTCGGCACCCACGGCCACAGCGACATGGAAATCATTTCCTATGTGCTGGACGGCGCGCTGGAACACAAGGACAGCATGGGCACCGGTTCGGTCCTGCATTACGGCGACGTGCAAAGGATGAGCGCAGGCAGCGGCGTACGCCACAGCGAGTTCAATCACTCGGCCAGCGCGCCCGTGCATTTCCTGCAGATCTGGATCAAGCCGAATGTCGCCGGCATTCCGCCCAGCTACGAGGAAAAGCATTTCACCGTCGCGCAAAAGCAGCAACAGCTGCGCCTGATCGCATCGGCCGACGGCCGCGGCGACTCGGTGCTGATACATCAGGATGCGGCGATTTATGCAGCGATCCTGAACGGCGGCGAGCCGCTGCAGCACAAGCTGGCAGACGGGCGCAACGCCTACGTGCATGTGATACGCGGCCACGTCAGCGTCAACGGCGTCGAGCTGAACGGCGGCGATGCGGTGAAGGTGACGGCCGAGAATGTAGTCACACTGGCCAATGCCGATGCTGCGGAAGTATTGCTGTTCGACCTGCCCTATTGA
- a CDS encoding SDR family NAD(P)-dependent oxidoreductase, giving the protein MIVLITGATAGFGAEMARKFTKNGHQVIATGRRKDRLDQLAAELGAAVLPIVMDVTDKASISSALAALPAAWQDIDVLVNNAGLALGVESAQQASLEEWETMIETNCKGLVTMTRLVLPGMVARGRGTVINLGSIAGEYPYPGGNVYGATKAFVKQFTLNLRADLVGTGVRATDIAPGLCGGTEFSNVRYRGNDEAAAKVYEGTQPLTPGDIADTAYWVATLPAHININRIEMMPTCQGFAGMSIKRN; this is encoded by the coding sequence ATGATTGTCTTGATTACCGGTGCAACCGCCGGCTTCGGCGCCGAAATGGCTCGTAAATTCACCAAGAACGGCCATCAGGTCATCGCTACCGGCCGCCGCAAGGACCGGCTGGACCAGCTGGCCGCCGAACTGGGCGCGGCAGTGCTGCCTATCGTCATGGACGTCACCGACAAGGCTTCGATCAGCAGCGCGCTGGCGGCGCTGCCGGCGGCATGGCAGGACATCGACGTGCTGGTCAATAACGCCGGCCTGGCGCTGGGCGTGGAATCGGCGCAGCAAGCCTCGCTGGAAGAATGGGAAACCATGATCGAGACCAATTGCAAGGGCCTGGTGACCATGACCCGCCTGGTGTTGCCTGGCATGGTGGCGCGCGGACGCGGCACGGTGATCAACCTCGGCTCCATCGCCGGCGAATACCCTTACCCGGGCGGCAATGTGTACGGCGCCACCAAGGCTTTCGTCAAGCAGTTCACGCTCAACCTGCGCGCCGACCTGGTGGGTACCGGCGTGCGCGCTACCGATATCGCGCCCGGCTTGTGCGGCGGCACCGAATTCTCCAATGTGCGCTACCGCGGCAACGACGAAGCCGCCGCCAAGGTCTATGAAGGCACGCAGCCGCTGACGCCGGGCGATATCGCTGACACTGCCTACTGGGTGGCTACCCTGCCGGCCCACATCAATATCAACCGCATTGAAATGATGCCTACCTGCCAGGGTTTTGCCGGCATGAGCATCAAGCGCAACTGA
- the ybgF gene encoding tol-pal system protein YbgF, whose product MRTFFKATITAAMLAAVFSAPTARAGLFDDDEARRAILDIRSKIDAVNARVDTKADKTSSLSLSDQNDRLNQEIAKLRGQIEVLTNELANTQQRQKDFYVDLDTRMRKLEPQKVSVDGQEVSIGANDQKAYDAALATFKSGDYKTAATAFSNFVRSSPDSGLAPSAQYFLGNSYYALRDYKNAIAAQQVVVSKYADNPKAADALLTISSSYTELKNKPQSKRALEQLLSQYPNTQAAQTAKERLATLK is encoded by the coding sequence ATGCGGACGTTCTTCAAAGCCACGATAACTGCGGCCATGCTGGCCGCAGTTTTTTCCGCTCCGACCGCCCGCGCCGGGCTGTTTGACGACGATGAAGCACGTCGGGCGATATTGGATATACGCAGCAAGATCGATGCGGTGAATGCCAGGGTCGATACCAAGGCCGACAAGACCAGTTCCCTGAGCCTGTCCGACCAGAATGATCGCCTGAACCAGGAAATCGCCAAGCTGCGCGGACAGATCGAAGTGCTGACCAACGAGCTGGCCAATACCCAGCAGCGCCAGAAAGATTTCTACGTCGACCTCGATACCCGCATGCGCAAGCTGGAGCCGCAGAAGGTCAGCGTCGACGGCCAGGAAGTGAGCATCGGCGCCAACGACCAGAAGGCCTACGATGCAGCGCTGGCGACCTTCAAGTCGGGCGACTATAAAACCGCGGCCACGGCATTTTCGAATTTCGTGCGCTCCAGCCCGGATTCGGGCCTGGCGCCGTCCGCGCAATATTTCCTGGGCAATTCGTATTACGCCCTGCGCGATTACAAGAATGCGATAGCGGCGCAGCAGGTGGTGGTCAGCAAGTATGCCGACAATCCCAAGGCCGCCGATGCCCTGTTGACTATCTCCAGCAGCTACACCGAGCTGAAGAACAAGCCACAGTCCAAGCGCGCACTGGAACAGCTGCTGTCGCAGTATCCGAACACGCAGGCGGCCCAGACAGCAAAGGAACGCCTGGCCACGCTCAAGTGA
- a CDS encoding TonB-dependent receptor: MATSSAQQLPADTAAAPEAKKSAKQSDQIEAVLVTAQKRKEDASKVPLSISVISGEELQAAHINNFADVTRAMPNISFSGASGSGAGLSNIEIRGISSAAGSATVGVYLDDVSMTTRNLYSMGSSEPKFFDIDRIEVLRGPQGTLYGASSMGGTIKFISNQPSLKEREASFYSEVSGTKGGGTNYTVNGVVNQPLIPGELALRIGIQTGHESGYIDQVSPTTGNVIASGINSQDSSVVKLAMKWQPTRNLSITPSVFYQEVNSKDIDASYLDLPKNQTSKLVREPGNDRLLVPSLTVNYDLGQADLISVSSFYQRTFNRTQDGTTVNNLGSAVPDTPPGLAAAIGALPSAVYLQNQIRQFSQEFRVTSKPYDQKASPFTWLGGVYYANLHTNVTDNEPIFGLNATYAAFGANPADPGQLGIAFPNDNSYFSERHYRTEQKAVFGELNYYFVPTLHGTVGLRYLQATDSLSRNGDDYWNGGPTSSSVSSSSSKLTPKFSLIWEVDPNNTVYTSATEGFRLGGNTRPIPASLCASDFANLGITEAPTSFKSDKLWSYELGNKSRLLGNRLSVNASVFYIQWDGLQQDITLPGCGFDYETNVGKAKSYGAEFEIKGKPTSNILLGLSGGYTKATLSSDVPSLKAHAGDPIQGVPKYNVSLTGQYSFNLPGDYYGFARAAAHWTGSSHGTLVATDPDYQRPAYSTVDASVGATVDRWELTLFVKNLTNSDKVIQRPNVQSVSEGYRIAPRTIGISLAGKI; encoded by the coding sequence TTGGCTACGTCTTCAGCACAACAGCTTCCGGCCGATACCGCCGCCGCACCCGAGGCGAAAAAATCGGCGAAGCAAAGCGACCAGATTGAAGCTGTGCTCGTCACGGCGCAAAAGCGCAAGGAAGATGCGAGCAAGGTGCCGCTGAGCATTTCGGTGATCAGCGGCGAGGAATTGCAGGCAGCGCACATCAACAATTTTGCAGACGTGACGCGGGCCATGCCGAACATCTCGTTCTCCGGCGCCAGCGGCTCCGGCGCCGGCCTCAGCAACATTGAAATCCGCGGCATCAGTTCGGCCGCCGGTTCGGCCACCGTCGGCGTCTACCTGGACGACGTCTCGATGACCACGCGCAACCTGTACAGCATGGGCAGTTCCGAACCGAAATTCTTCGACATCGACCGCATCGAAGTGCTGCGCGGCCCGCAGGGCACACTGTACGGCGCCAGTTCGATGGGCGGCACCATCAAGTTCATCAGCAACCAGCCCAGCCTGAAGGAACGCGAAGCCAGTTTCTATTCCGAAGTCTCGGGCACCAAGGGCGGCGGCACCAACTACACCGTCAACGGCGTCGTCAACCAGCCTCTGATCCCGGGCGAACTGGCGCTGCGCATCGGCATCCAGACCGGCCATGAGAGCGGGTATATCGACCAGGTATCGCCAACCACCGGCAACGTGATTGCTTCCGGCATCAATTCCCAGGATTCCAGCGTGGTGAAGCTGGCCATGAAATGGCAGCCGACCCGCAACCTGAGCATCACGCCCTCGGTGTTCTACCAGGAAGTCAATTCCAAGGATATCGATGCCTCCTACCTGGACCTGCCCAAGAACCAGACCAGCAAGCTGGTGCGCGAACCGGGCAACGACCGCCTGCTGGTGCCCAGCCTGACCGTCAATTACGACCTCGGCCAGGCCGACCTGATCTCGGTTTCCAGTTTTTACCAGCGCACCTTCAACCGCACCCAGGACGGCACCACCGTCAACAACCTCGGTTCGGCGGTGCCGGATACGCCGCCTGGCCTCGCCGCTGCAATCGGCGCCTTGCCGTCCGCGGTGTACCTGCAGAACCAGATACGGCAGTTCTCGCAGGAATTCCGCGTCACTTCCAAGCCGTACGACCAGAAAGCCTCGCCTTTCACCTGGCTGGGCGGCGTCTATTACGCCAACCTGCATACCAATGTGACCGACAACGAGCCGATCTTCGGCCTCAATGCCACTTACGCCGCGTTCGGCGCCAATCCGGCCGATCCGGGCCAACTCGGCATCGCCTTCCCGAACGACAATTCCTACTTCAGCGAGCGCCACTACCGCACCGAGCAGAAAGCTGTGTTCGGCGAGCTGAATTATTATTTCGTGCCGACCCTGCACGGCACTGTCGGCCTGCGCTACCTGCAGGCCACCGACAGCCTGAGCCGCAACGGCGACGATTACTGGAACGGCGGCCCCACCAGTTCATCGGTCAGCAGCAGTTCCTCCAAGCTGACGCCGAAGTTTTCGCTGATTTGGGAAGTCGATCCCAACAACACCGTGTATACCTCGGCCACCGAAGGATTCCGGCTGGGCGGCAATACCCGTCCGATTCCGGCGTCGCTGTGCGCGTCCGACTTCGCCAATCTCGGCATTACCGAAGCGCCGACTTCGTTCAAGTCCGACAAGCTGTGGAGCTATGAACTGGGCAACAAGTCGCGCCTGCTGGGCAACCGCCTGTCAGTCAACGCATCGGTCTTTTATATCCAGTGGGACGGCCTGCAGCAGGACATCACGCTGCCCGGCTGCGGCTTCGACTACGAAACCAACGTCGGCAAGGCCAAGAGCTATGGCGCCGAGTTCGAGATCAAGGGCAAGCCGACTTCCAACATCCTGCTCGGCCTGTCCGGCGGCTACACCAAGGCCACCCTGTCGTCTGATGTGCCGTCGCTGAAAGCCCACGCCGGCGATCCGATCCAGGGCGTGCCCAAATACAACGTCAGCCTGACCGGCCAGTACTCTTTCAACCTGCCCGGCGACTATTACGGTTTCGCCCGTGCCGCCGCGCACTGGACCGGCAGCAGCCACGGCACCCTGGTGGCTACCGATCCGGATTACCAGCGCCCGGCCTACAGCACCGTCGACGCCAGCGTCGGCGCCACTGTCGATCGCTGGGAACTGACCTTGTTTGTCAAGAATTTAACCAATAGCGACAAGGTGATCCAGCGTCCGAACGTGCAGTCGGTGTCGGAAGGCTACCGGATTGCGCCACGTACGATAGGCATCAGCCTGGCGGGCAAGATATAA
- the tolB gene encoding Tol-Pal system beta propeller repeat protein TolB — protein MKNKLHQLFAAIGLVLAAVAFSAPANAQLRIETSGVGASQIPIAIAGFSNEDLAPQQVTAIIKADLARSGYFKIIDTGDVISEATQVNLGDWKARGADALVVGSVQRLADGRFDVRYRLMDTVKSAQLSALAMAAAPQYTRVTAHKIADDIYEKLIGARGAFATRIAYIIKAGKEYRLEVADSDGEGTQVALRSNEPIISPAWSPDGTKVAYVSFEAKKPVVYVQNLITKQRIVVANYKGSNSAPSWSPDGSKLAIALARDGLTQVYVVNSDGGGLRRLTQTNGIDTEPQFSADGQNIYFTSDRSGGPQIYKMSANGGDAQRVTFGGTYNISPRISPDGKTLAYISQRGGRFQLYALDLSNGQEQRLSDTVKDESPSFSPNGKYIMYATESGRRGSLAVVSVDGRVKQRLTMQAGDIREPTWGPFMK, from the coding sequence ATGAAAAACAAACTGCACCAACTATTCGCAGCCATCGGTCTCGTGCTTGCCGCGGTGGCGTTCAGCGCCCCGGCCAACGCCCAGCTGCGCATCGAAACCTCAGGCGTCGGCGCCAGCCAGATTCCGATCGCCATCGCCGGCTTCAGCAACGAAGACCTGGCGCCGCAGCAGGTTACCGCGATCATCAAGGCCGACCTGGCGCGCAGCGGGTATTTCAAGATTATCGATACCGGCGACGTCATCTCCGAAGCGACCCAGGTCAACCTGGGCGACTGGAAAGCACGCGGCGCCGACGCCCTGGTGGTCGGCAGCGTACAGCGCCTGGCCGACGGCCGTTTCGATGTGCGCTACCGCCTGATGGACACCGTCAAATCGGCCCAGCTGTCGGCCCTGGCGATGGCTGCCGCGCCACAATACACGCGGGTCACCGCCCACAAGATCGCCGACGACATCTATGAAAAACTGATCGGCGCGCGCGGCGCATTTGCCACCCGCATCGCTTACATCATCAAGGCCGGCAAGGAATACCGGCTGGAAGTAGCCGACTCCGACGGCGAAGGCACCCAGGTCGCGCTGCGTTCCAACGAACCGATCATTTCGCCGGCCTGGTCGCCGGACGGCACCAAGGTCGCCTATGTCTCGTTCGAAGCCAAGAAACCGGTGGTCTACGTGCAGAACCTGATCACCAAGCAGCGCATCGTGGTGGCCAACTACAAGGGCAGCAATTCGGCGCCGTCATGGTCGCCTGACGGCAGCAAGCTGGCGATTGCGCTGGCGCGCGACGGCCTGACCCAGGTCTACGTGGTGAACTCCGACGGCGGCGGCTTGCGGCGCCTGACCCAGACCAACGGTATCGACACCGAACCGCAGTTTTCGGCAGACGGCCAGAACATCTACTTCACCAGCGACCGCAGCGGCGGCCCGCAAATCTACAAGATGAGCGCCAACGGCGGCGACGCCCAGCGCGTGACCTTCGGCGGCACTTACAACATCAGCCCGCGGATTTCACCCGACGGCAAGACGCTGGCGTATATTTCGCAGCGCGGCGGCCGCTTCCAGCTGTATGCGCTGGACCTGAGCAACGGCCAGGAGCAGCGTTTGTCGGACACAGTCAAGGATGAATCCCCGAGTTTTTCGCCGAACGGCAAATACATCATGTACGCCACAGAATCGGGCCGCCGCGGTTCGCTGGCGGTGGTCTCAGTTGACGGCCGCGTAAAACAGCGCTTAACTATGCAGGCAGGCGATATACGGGAGCCTACTTGGGGTCCTTTCATGAAATAA
- the ybgC gene encoding tol-pal system-associated acyl-CoA thioesterase: protein MNKMTSVPHADFSWRIRVYYEDTDTGGVVFYANYLKFFERARTEWLRAAGIGQRTLEQTDGVMFIVKSTSVDYHAPAKLDDQLELTVVVERLGRASVDFIQQAWRLGEDKPTLLATGRISVACVNAATFRPQGIPKQVLHNIKPGARQAATTAAAA from the coding sequence ATGAACAAGATGACTTCCGTCCCGCATGCAGACTTCAGCTGGCGTATCCGGGTCTACTATGAAGACACCGATACCGGCGGCGTGGTGTTCTACGCCAACTACCTGAAATTTTTCGAGCGCGCACGCACGGAATGGCTGCGCGCGGCCGGCATCGGCCAGCGCACCCTGGAACAGACTGACGGCGTCATGTTTATCGTCAAAAGCACCAGCGTTGACTATCATGCACCGGCCAAACTGGATGACCAGCTGGAACTGACGGTCGTGGTTGAGCGCCTTGGCCGCGCCAGCGTCGATTTCATCCAGCAAGCCTGGCGCCTGGGCGAAGATAAGCCGACCCTGCTGGCAACCGGCCGCATCAGCGTGGCCTGTGTCAACGCCGCTACCTTCCGGCCGCAAGGCATTCCGAAACAGGTGTTGCACAATATCAAGCCTGGCGCCCGGCAGGCGGCAACGACAGCCGCAGCGGCATAA